The following coding sequences are from one Alosa alosa isolate M-15738 ecotype Scorff River chromosome 13, AALO_Geno_1.1, whole genome shotgun sequence window:
- the nop2 gene encoding probable 28S rRNA (cytosine(4447)-C(5))-methyltransferase isoform X2, producing MILKGCLVTAEKELQNARQSKNPRLPSLKRSKKKGFTDENSAWLKPAKLKRKMEQSVDDEDDDSESEWELEEDEEKAEKIVKGGDDKAVEDDRGEGEDDDDDDDDMVDDYGADGDEGSDGEELLPIEKAARKQKAKKEALEEESDDDDDDDDDDDDDDDDDDDDEGDAEKDDEMEGDDALQINMDEMDKFKLPGAEDRQKEGILPLDLQTIHQRIKDNIDVLTHFAQKREEGKERSEYLTLLKSDLCTYYSYNDYLMGKLMDLFPLSELVDFLEANEIQRPVTIRTNTLKTRRRDLAQALINRGVNLDPLGKWSKVGLVIFDSSVPVGATPEYLAGHYMLQGASSLLPVMALSPQEGESILDMSSAPGGKTTYMAQLMKNTGVIVANDANVDRLKSVVGNMHRLGVTNAIVCNYDGRQFPKVMGGFDRVLLDAPCAGTGVISKDPSVKTNKDDSDILRSAHLQKELLLSAIDSVNADSQTGGYLVYCTCSITVEENEWVVDYALKKRHVKLVPTGLDFGKEGFTRFKERRFHQSLSLARRFYPHLHNMDGFFVAKFKKISNTVPTAPANTEEEVEPAEAEVCVPAEESSAVDIKEEKAGKATQGKSQPAKKSAKPPKAPQGKGQPGKTAAKANGEPAKPAEEKKLGSLKKKDKPSGPKKAKIATLDGEAVKKGDEVKKGDEVKKKKGTKRVM from the exons ATGATTCTAAAAGGTTGTCTAGTCACGGCAGAAAAAG AGCTGCAAAACGCGCGACAGTCAAAGAATCCAAGGCTGCCATCACTgaaaagaagcaaaaaaaa AGGTTTCACTGATGAGAACAGTGCGTGGCTAAAACCAGCAAAGCTGAAACGAAAAATGGAGCAGTCAgttgatgatgaagatgacgacagtgaaagtgaatgggaattaGAAGAAGATGAGGAGAAAGCTGAAAAAATTGTAAAAGGAGGTGATGACAAAGCCGTTGAAGATGACCGTGGTGAGGGAgaagacgatgatgatgatgatgatgatatggtGGATGACTATGGAGCAGATGGAGATGAAGGCAGCGATGGGGAGGAG CTGCTTCCTATTGAGAAAGCTGCTCGGaaacaaaaggcaaaaaaagaagCCCTGGAAGaagagagtgatgatgatgatgacgacgacgacgatgatgatgatgatgatgatgatgatgatgatgatgaaggtgaCGCAGAAAAAGATGATGAGATGGAAGGTGATGACGCTTTACAGATCAACATGGATGAGATGGACAAGTTTAAGCTTCCTGGGGCAGAGGATAGACAGAAAGAAG gaATTCTTCCTTTAGACCTGCAAACCATTCACCAGAGGATCAAGGATAACATCGACGTTCTCACCCactttgctcagaagagggaggaagggaaggagaggtCGGAGTACCTCACCCTTCTCAAGTCAGATCTTTGCACGTACTACAGTTATAACGACTACCTTATGGGCAAACTCATGGACCTCTTCCCCTTGTctgaa CTGGTTGATTTCCTGGAGGCCAATGAAATCCAGCGACCGGTCACTATTAGAACAAACACACTGAAGACCAGGAGGAGGGACTTGGCTCAG GCTCTCATCAACAGAGGGGTGAATCTGGACCCACTGGGAAAATGGTCAAAAGTTGGCTTGGTCATTTTTGACTCCTCTGTCCCCGTCG GTGCAACTCCAGAGTACCTGGCCGGGCATTACATGCTGCAGGGAGCGTCCTCTCTCCTGCCTGTCATGGCGCTCTCTCCCCAGGAGGGGGAGTCCATCCTCGACATGAGCTCTGCTCCGGGAGGCAAAACTACATATATGG CCCAGCTGATGAAGAACACTGGGGTCATCGTGGCAAACGATGCAAATGTTGACCGACTGAAAAGTGTGGTGGGAAACATGCACCGCTTGGGTGTCACAAACGCCATCGTCTGCAACTACGATGGAAGGCAGTTCCCAAAG GTAATGGGAGGATTTGACCGGGTGTTGCTGGATGCCCCATGCGCTGGAACAGGAGTCATCTCCAAAGATCCCTCAGTGAAGACCAATAAG GATGATTCGGACATCCTGCGCTCTGCACACCTGCAGAAGGAGCTCCTGCTGTCGGCCATCGACTCGGTCAACGCAGACTCGCAAACGGGCGGCTACCTGGTCTACTGCACCTGCTCCATCACG gtGGAGGAGAATGAGTGGGTGGTGGACTACGCGCTAAAGAAGAGACATGTGAAACTGGTGCCCACCGGCCTGGACTTTGGCAAAGAGGGCTTCACCAG ATTTAAAGAGCGGCGTTTCCACCAGTCTTTGAGTCTCGCACGGCGCTTTTACCCTCACCTGCACAACATGGACGGCTTCTTTGTGGCAAAGTTCAAGAAGATCTCCAACACTGTTCCCACGGCTCCTGCCAACACAG aggaggaggtggagcctGCTGAGGCGGAGGTGTGTGTTCCTGCCGAGGAGAGCTCTGCCGTGGACATCAAAGAAGAGAAGGCCGGTAAGGCTACACAGGGGAAGAGTCAGCCTGCCAAGAAGTCAGCCAAGCCTCCAAAAGCCCCACAGGGTAAAGGCCAGCCAGGCAAAACGGCAGCCAAAGCTAACGGCGAGCCTGCGAAACCCGCCGAAGAAAAGAAACTGGGCTCTTTGAAGAAGAAAGACAAACCGAGCGGCCCGAAAAAAGCCAAAATAGCCACGCTGGACGGAGAGGCAGTGAAAAAGGGCGATGAGGTGAAAAAGGGCGATGAGGTCAAAAAGAAGAAGGGAACCAAGAGGGTGATGTGA
- the nop2 gene encoding probable 28S rRNA (cytosine(4447)-C(5))-methyltransferase isoform X1 — MGRKLDPTNKTKRGLGRKSRKQKGAETELSKFLTNEDDSKRLSSHGRKRAAKRATVKESKAAITEKKQKKGFTDENSAWLKPAKLKRKMEQSVDDEDDDSESEWELEEDEEKAEKIVKGGDDKAVEDDRGEGEDDDDDDDDMVDDYGADGDEGSDGEELLPIEKAARKQKAKKEALEEESDDDDDDDDDDDDDDDDDDDDEGDAEKDDEMEGDDALQINMDEMDKFKLPGAEDRQKEGILPLDLQTIHQRIKDNIDVLTHFAQKREEGKERSEYLTLLKSDLCTYYSYNDYLMGKLMDLFPLSELVDFLEANEIQRPVTIRTNTLKTRRRDLAQALINRGVNLDPLGKWSKVGLVIFDSSVPVGATPEYLAGHYMLQGASSLLPVMALSPQEGESILDMSSAPGGKTTYMAQLMKNTGVIVANDANVDRLKSVVGNMHRLGVTNAIVCNYDGRQFPKVMGGFDRVLLDAPCAGTGVISKDPSVKTNKDDSDILRSAHLQKELLLSAIDSVNADSQTGGYLVYCTCSITVEENEWVVDYALKKRHVKLVPTGLDFGKEGFTRFKERRFHQSLSLARRFYPHLHNMDGFFVAKFKKISNTVPTAPANTEEEVEPAEAEVCVPAEESSAVDIKEEKAGKATQGKSQPAKKSAKPPKAPQGKGQPGKTAAKANGEPAKPAEEKKLGSLKKKDKPSGPKKAKIATLDGEAVKKGDEVKKGDEVKKKKGTKRVM; from the exons ATGGGCAGGAAATTAGACCCCACGAATAAGACAAAGCGAGGACTGGGACGCAAGTCCAGGAAGCAGAAAGGAGCAGAGACAGAGCTGTCCAAGTTTTTAACCAACG AGGATGATTCTAAAAGGTTGTCTAGTCACGGCAGAAAAAG AGCTGCAAAACGCGCGACAGTCAAAGAATCCAAGGCTGCCATCACTgaaaagaagcaaaaaaaag GTTTCACTGATGAGAACAGTGCGTGGCTAAAACCAGCAAAGCTGAAACGAAAAATGGAGCAGTCAgttgatgatgaagatgacgacagtgaaagtgaatgggaattaGAAGAAGATGAGGAGAAAGCTGAAAAAATTGTAAAAGGAGGTGATGACAAAGCCGTTGAAGATGACCGTGGTGAGGGAgaagacgatgatgatgatgatgatgatatggtGGATGACTATGGAGCAGATGGAGATGAAGGCAGCGATGGGGAGGAG CTGCTTCCTATTGAGAAAGCTGCTCGGaaacaaaaggcaaaaaaagaagCCCTGGAAGaagagagtgatgatgatgatgacgacgacgacgatgatgatgatgatgatgatgatgatgatgatgatgaaggtgaCGCAGAAAAAGATGATGAGATGGAAGGTGATGACGCTTTACAGATCAACATGGATGAGATGGACAAGTTTAAGCTTCCTGGGGCAGAGGATAGACAGAAAGAAG gaATTCTTCCTTTAGACCTGCAAACCATTCACCAGAGGATCAAGGATAACATCGACGTTCTCACCCactttgctcagaagagggaggaagggaaggagaggtCGGAGTACCTCACCCTTCTCAAGTCAGATCTTTGCACGTACTACAGTTATAACGACTACCTTATGGGCAAACTCATGGACCTCTTCCCCTTGTctgaa CTGGTTGATTTCCTGGAGGCCAATGAAATCCAGCGACCGGTCACTATTAGAACAAACACACTGAAGACCAGGAGGAGGGACTTGGCTCAG GCTCTCATCAACAGAGGGGTGAATCTGGACCCACTGGGAAAATGGTCAAAAGTTGGCTTGGTCATTTTTGACTCCTCTGTCCCCGTCG GTGCAACTCCAGAGTACCTGGCCGGGCATTACATGCTGCAGGGAGCGTCCTCTCTCCTGCCTGTCATGGCGCTCTCTCCCCAGGAGGGGGAGTCCATCCTCGACATGAGCTCTGCTCCGGGAGGCAAAACTACATATATGG CCCAGCTGATGAAGAACACTGGGGTCATCGTGGCAAACGATGCAAATGTTGACCGACTGAAAAGTGTGGTGGGAAACATGCACCGCTTGGGTGTCACAAACGCCATCGTCTGCAACTACGATGGAAGGCAGTTCCCAAAG GTAATGGGAGGATTTGACCGGGTGTTGCTGGATGCCCCATGCGCTGGAACAGGAGTCATCTCCAAAGATCCCTCAGTGAAGACCAATAAG GATGATTCGGACATCCTGCGCTCTGCACACCTGCAGAAGGAGCTCCTGCTGTCGGCCATCGACTCGGTCAACGCAGACTCGCAAACGGGCGGCTACCTGGTCTACTGCACCTGCTCCATCACG gtGGAGGAGAATGAGTGGGTGGTGGACTACGCGCTAAAGAAGAGACATGTGAAACTGGTGCCCACCGGCCTGGACTTTGGCAAAGAGGGCTTCACCAG ATTTAAAGAGCGGCGTTTCCACCAGTCTTTGAGTCTCGCACGGCGCTTTTACCCTCACCTGCACAACATGGACGGCTTCTTTGTGGCAAAGTTCAAGAAGATCTCCAACACTGTTCCCACGGCTCCTGCCAACACAG aggaggaggtggagcctGCTGAGGCGGAGGTGTGTGTTCCTGCCGAGGAGAGCTCTGCCGTGGACATCAAAGAAGAGAAGGCCGGTAAGGCTACACAGGGGAAGAGTCAGCCTGCCAAGAAGTCAGCCAAGCCTCCAAAAGCCCCACAGGGTAAAGGCCAGCCAGGCAAAACGGCAGCCAAAGCTAACGGCGAGCCTGCGAAACCCGCCGAAGAAAAGAAACTGGGCTCTTTGAAGAAGAAAGACAAACCGAGCGGCCCGAAAAAAGCCAAAATAGCCACGCTGGACGGAGAGGCAGTGAAAAAGGGCGATGAGGTGAAAAAGGGCGATGAGGTCAAAAAGAAGAAGGGAACCAAGAGGGTGATGTGA
- the nop2 gene encoding probable 28S rRNA (cytosine(4447)-C(5))-methyltransferase isoform X3, producing the protein MEQSVDDEDDDSESEWELEEDEEKAEKIVKGGDDKAVEDDRGEGEDDDDDDDDMVDDYGADGDEGSDGEELLPIEKAARKQKAKKEALEEESDDDDDDDDDDDDDDDDDDDDEGDAEKDDEMEGDDALQINMDEMDKFKLPGAEDRQKEGILPLDLQTIHQRIKDNIDVLTHFAQKREEGKERSEYLTLLKSDLCTYYSYNDYLMGKLMDLFPLSELVDFLEANEIQRPVTIRTNTLKTRRRDLAQALINRGVNLDPLGKWSKVGLVIFDSSVPVGATPEYLAGHYMLQGASSLLPVMALSPQEGESILDMSSAPGGKTTYMAQLMKNTGVIVANDANVDRLKSVVGNMHRLGVTNAIVCNYDGRQFPKVMGGFDRVLLDAPCAGTGVISKDPSVKTNKDDSDILRSAHLQKELLLSAIDSVNADSQTGGYLVYCTCSITVEENEWVVDYALKKRHVKLVPTGLDFGKEGFTRFKERRFHQSLSLARRFYPHLHNMDGFFVAKFKKISNTVPTAPANTEEEVEPAEAEVCVPAEESSAVDIKEEKAGKATQGKSQPAKKSAKPPKAPQGKGQPGKTAAKANGEPAKPAEEKKLGSLKKKDKPSGPKKAKIATLDGEAVKKGDEVKKGDEVKKKKGTKRVM; encoded by the exons ATGGAGCAGTCAgttgatgatgaagatgacgacagtgaaagtgaatgggaattaGAAGAAGATGAGGAGAAAGCTGAAAAAATTGTAAAAGGAGGTGATGACAAAGCCGTTGAAGATGACCGTGGTGAGGGAgaagacgatgatgatgatgatgatgatatggtGGATGACTATGGAGCAGATGGAGATGAAGGCAGCGATGGGGAGGAG CTGCTTCCTATTGAGAAAGCTGCTCGGaaacaaaaggcaaaaaaagaagCCCTGGAAGaagagagtgatgatgatgatgacgacgacgacgatgatgatgatgatgatgatgatgatgatgatgatgaaggtgaCGCAGAAAAAGATGATGAGATGGAAGGTGATGACGCTTTACAGATCAACATGGATGAGATGGACAAGTTTAAGCTTCCTGGGGCAGAGGATAGACAGAAAGAAG gaATTCTTCCTTTAGACCTGCAAACCATTCACCAGAGGATCAAGGATAACATCGACGTTCTCACCCactttgctcagaagagggaggaagggaaggagaggtCGGAGTACCTCACCCTTCTCAAGTCAGATCTTTGCACGTACTACAGTTATAACGACTACCTTATGGGCAAACTCATGGACCTCTTCCCCTTGTctgaa CTGGTTGATTTCCTGGAGGCCAATGAAATCCAGCGACCGGTCACTATTAGAACAAACACACTGAAGACCAGGAGGAGGGACTTGGCTCAG GCTCTCATCAACAGAGGGGTGAATCTGGACCCACTGGGAAAATGGTCAAAAGTTGGCTTGGTCATTTTTGACTCCTCTGTCCCCGTCG GTGCAACTCCAGAGTACCTGGCCGGGCATTACATGCTGCAGGGAGCGTCCTCTCTCCTGCCTGTCATGGCGCTCTCTCCCCAGGAGGGGGAGTCCATCCTCGACATGAGCTCTGCTCCGGGAGGCAAAACTACATATATGG CCCAGCTGATGAAGAACACTGGGGTCATCGTGGCAAACGATGCAAATGTTGACCGACTGAAAAGTGTGGTGGGAAACATGCACCGCTTGGGTGTCACAAACGCCATCGTCTGCAACTACGATGGAAGGCAGTTCCCAAAG GTAATGGGAGGATTTGACCGGGTGTTGCTGGATGCCCCATGCGCTGGAACAGGAGTCATCTCCAAAGATCCCTCAGTGAAGACCAATAAG GATGATTCGGACATCCTGCGCTCTGCACACCTGCAGAAGGAGCTCCTGCTGTCGGCCATCGACTCGGTCAACGCAGACTCGCAAACGGGCGGCTACCTGGTCTACTGCACCTGCTCCATCACG gtGGAGGAGAATGAGTGGGTGGTGGACTACGCGCTAAAGAAGAGACATGTGAAACTGGTGCCCACCGGCCTGGACTTTGGCAAAGAGGGCTTCACCAG ATTTAAAGAGCGGCGTTTCCACCAGTCTTTGAGTCTCGCACGGCGCTTTTACCCTCACCTGCACAACATGGACGGCTTCTTTGTGGCAAAGTTCAAGAAGATCTCCAACACTGTTCCCACGGCTCCTGCCAACACAG aggaggaggtggagcctGCTGAGGCGGAGGTGTGTGTTCCTGCCGAGGAGAGCTCTGCCGTGGACATCAAAGAAGAGAAGGCCGGTAAGGCTACACAGGGGAAGAGTCAGCCTGCCAAGAAGTCAGCCAAGCCTCCAAAAGCCCCACAGGGTAAAGGCCAGCCAGGCAAAACGGCAGCCAAAGCTAACGGCGAGCCTGCGAAACCCGCCGAAGAAAAGAAACTGGGCTCTTTGAAGAAGAAAGACAAACCGAGCGGCCCGAAAAAAGCCAAAATAGCCACGCTGGACGGAGAGGCAGTGAAAAAGGGCGATGAGGTGAAAAAGGGCGATGAGGTCAAAAAGAAGAAGGGAACCAAGAGGGTGATGTGA
- the gtf3c6 gene encoding general transcription factor 3C polypeptide 6: TQHVFSTVTRTRTRLSTHVFRKRKLFPSQTICVRIKLQEMDEWEEEEQLVVAELSGIINSEFLTKCRGKCKIVDIDSDQPIMQVGRYVFAGNYEDALGTCVILEEQGDAGNPDLKYKCHTMKKLMMQRTFLTEKKEEEPVSVGIETLALSEGNPSDRFTSIICSFGKDHIAPDGADADALGASSDSDPEGMEREQSSMGDNPDNN; this comes from the exons ACGCAGCATGTATTCAGCACGGTTACACGAACACGCACGCGACTCTCAACACACGTTTTCCGGAAACGAAAACTGTTTCCGTCGCAGACCATTTGCGTAAGGATAAAGCTG CAGGAGATGGATGaatgggaggaagaggagcagctTGTTGTTGCGGAGCTGTCGGGGATTATAAACTCAGAATTTCTGACTAAATGCCGAGGCAAATGCAAGATTGTGGATATCGACAGTGACCAGCCAATTATGCAGGTGGGAAGATATGTCTTTGCTGGAAATTATGAAGACGCGTTGGGCACTTGTGTGATACTGGAGGAACAAGGAGATGCTGGAAATCCGGACCTTAAATATAAATGCCACACCATGAAGAAACTTATGATGCAAAGAACCTTCTTGAcggagaagaaagaagaagagcccGTTTCTGTTGGCATAGAGACTCTCGCCCTGAGTGAAGGGAATCCAAGCGACAGATTCACTAGTATTATCTGCAGCTTTGGAAAGGATCATATAGCGCCAGATGGAGCTGATGCTGATGCTTTAGGTGCCAGTTCAGATTCAGACCCCGAAGGGATGGAAAGGGAACAGTCATCCATGGGGGACAATCCAGACAACAACTGA
- the emg1 gene encoding ribosomal RNA small subunit methyltransferase NEP1 — protein sequence MAARSGDKRGLEHLDEYEPKRVKLPQRLQDRMTERRLVVILEGATLETVKVGKTFELLNCDQHKSMILKNGRDPGKIRPDITHQCLLMLLDSPLNRAGLLQVYIHTEKNVLIEINPQTRIPRTFARFCGLMVQLLHKLSVRAADGPQRLLRTIKNPVSDHLPPGCPRIGTSFSSGDAVAAQTVVPEEGPAAVVIGAFAHGAVDVDYTEKTVSISNYPLSAALTCAKMCSAFEEVWGVL from the exons ATGGCAGCGCGCAGTGGCGATAAGCGTGGTCTGGAACATTTAGACGAATATGAACCAAAACGAGTCAAATTGCCACAACGCCTTCAAGATCGGATGACAGAAAGGCGACTTGTTGTAATCCTTGAGGGAGCTACGCTTGAAACTGTAAAG GTGGGTAAAACATTTGAGTTGCTTAACTGCGATCAACACAAGAGTATGATCCTAAAGAATGGAAGAGACCCAGGAAAGATCCGACCAGATATAACACATCAG TGCTTATTAATGCTATTGGACAGCCCATTGAACAGGGCTGGGCTTCTACAAGTCTACATTCACACGGAGAAGAACGTCTTAATAGAAATCAACCCTCAAACACGTATTCCACGCACATTTGCTCGATTCTGCGGCCTCATGG TACAGCTGCTGCATAAACTGAGCGTACGAGCCGCTGACGGACCACAGCGTCTTTTGAGGACCATCAAGAACCCCGTTTCTGATCACCTGCCTCCAGGATGCCCCCGCATTGGCACCTCTTTCTCTTCAGGCGATGCCGTGGCTGCACAGACTGTCGTGCCTGAAGAAGGACCAGCAGCGGTGGTGATTGGGGCTTTTGCTCACGGCGCA GTGGATGTGGATTATACAGAGAAGACCGTGTCCATTAGTAACTACCCTCTATCTGCTGCCCTTACCTGTGCAAAGATGTGTTCAGCCTTTGAAGAGGTTTGGGGTGTGTTGTga